The Cystobacter fuscus DSM 2262 genome includes a region encoding these proteins:
- a CDS encoding MFS transporter — protein sequence MKTALKSSMKLGLLTSLYFSQGLPFGFFTQALPVLLRKQGLSLPAIGLANLLALPWALKFLWAPVMDRYGSERLGRRRGYILPLQLLSAALLLGLALPEGSASVPTLLVAMLLVNLLAATQDVATDGLAVDLLEPEELGWGNGIQVAGYRVGMIVGGGVMLLIFDALGWRPTLVSLGVLLLVATVPVALFREPPSRAPRSTEGSLGRWLREALLYWVRRPGAGTWFLLLVLFKAGESLATGMLRTFLVDAGLGLSQVGWMLGFVGFTTGLLGALVGGALVHRLGQRRALLVFGTLQAGAVLLYAWAARGGAGLAVLTLVCGVEHLTSGMATAALFTGMMGLCRAEHAASDYTVQASLVVMATGGAAAVSGFSAQALGYAWHFTLAAALCGVAVAWVALTFPSPRRLAPSPPGAVTTRPITGG from the coding sequence ATGAAGACCGCGCTGAAGTCCTCCATGAAGCTCGGACTGCTCACGAGTCTCTACTTCTCGCAGGGACTGCCCTTCGGCTTCTTCACCCAGGCGCTCCCGGTGCTCCTGCGCAAGCAGGGCCTGTCGTTGCCGGCCATCGGGCTGGCGAACCTGCTCGCGCTGCCGTGGGCGCTCAAGTTTCTCTGGGCCCCGGTGATGGACCGGTATGGCTCGGAGCGGCTGGGACGGCGGCGCGGCTACATCCTCCCGCTCCAGCTCCTCTCGGCGGCGCTGCTCTTGGGGCTCGCCCTGCCCGAGGGGAGCGCGAGCGTGCCCACGCTCCTGGTGGCCATGCTGCTCGTCAACCTGCTGGCGGCCACGCAGGACGTGGCCACGGACGGGCTCGCGGTGGATCTGCTCGAGCCCGAGGAGCTGGGTTGGGGCAACGGCATCCAGGTGGCGGGCTACCGGGTGGGGATGATTGTCGGCGGCGGGGTGATGCTGCTCATCTTCGATGCGCTGGGCTGGCGGCCCACCCTGGTGAGCCTGGGCGTACTGCTGCTCGTGGCCACGGTGCCGGTGGCGCTCTTCCGCGAGCCTCCCTCGCGCGCGCCGCGGAGCACCGAGGGGAGCCTGGGACGCTGGCTGCGCGAGGCCCTGCTGTACTGGGTGCGCCGCCCGGGCGCCGGCACGTGGTTCCTCCTGCTCGTGCTCTTCAAGGCGGGGGAGAGCCTGGCGACGGGAATGCTGCGCACCTTCCTGGTCGACGCGGGGCTGGGCCTGTCGCAGGTGGGCTGGATGCTCGGGTTCGTGGGCTTCACCACCGGGCTGCTCGGCGCGCTCGTGGGAGGGGCGCTCGTCCACCGGCTGGGGCAGCGGCGCGCGCTGCTCGTCTTCGGCACCCTCCAGGCCGGCGCGGTGCTGCTCTACGCATGGGCCGCGCGCGGGGGCGCGGGCCTCGCGGTGCTCACGCTGGTGTGTGGCGTGGAGCACCTCACCAGCGGCATGGCCACCGCGGCGCTCTTCACGGGGATGATGGGCTTGTGCCGCGCGGAGCATGCCGCGTCCGACTACACGGTGCAGGCCTCGCTCGTCGTCATGGCCACCGGAGGCGCCGCGGCCGTGAGTGGCTTCAGCGCCCAGGCGCTCGGCTACGCCTGGCACTTCACGCTCGCGGCGGCCCTCTGTGGCGTGGCGGTGGCCTGGGTCGCGCTCACGTTCCCTTCGCCCC
- a CDS encoding CPBP family glutamic-type intramembrane protease, translating into MRDAAPLCDNAPSRRRALAEAALVLATVFLPANLADFGRGALIAATALLALWGLALLHPWTQWRAGQRGRAVGTLLLWPLALGASLGSAWFMERPTPPPRLGVSHTRPASGAGLELTHVKPGLPADGRLQVGDRILAVDGTPLSTNEPELDFQTHVSEAGGGQPTTLRFTLERAGETHEVSVPVGPTPPKPRPFQGEAMTWLCVRALGMSLLVALLLWRNGQGPAQVGLVRAGLGRELLWGLPVLVGTYAVHIAASLPLAFLGALLHLSGKEMAARKEVATGLLETGLGVPAFALMMVLVTGFEELTFRGFLVPRLRVVLGHWYTAVGVAAVLFGLGHVYEGTLAVFQTAVLGAWFGLVFVHRARLPSVMLAHAAFNTLNFTLMLWLQRSGLLEKFMQQVPR; encoded by the coding sequence GTGCGAGACGCCGCGCCCCTCTGTGACAATGCCCCCTCGCGCAGGCGGGCCCTGGCCGAAGCGGCGCTCGTGCTCGCCACCGTGTTCCTCCCGGCCAACCTCGCCGATTTCGGACGCGGGGCCCTCATCGCCGCCACCGCGCTGCTGGCCCTCTGGGGGCTCGCCCTGCTGCATCCCTGGACGCAGTGGCGCGCGGGGCAACGGGGACGGGCCGTGGGCACGCTGCTCCTGTGGCCCCTGGCGCTCGGCGCCTCGCTCGGGAGCGCCTGGTTCATGGAGCGACCCACACCTCCTCCCCGCCTCGGGGTGAGCCACACCCGGCCCGCCTCCGGCGCGGGCCTCGAGCTCACCCACGTGAAGCCGGGACTGCCAGCCGACGGACGGCTGCAAGTGGGCGACCGCATCCTCGCCGTGGACGGCACGCCCCTGTCCACGAACGAGCCCGAGCTGGACTTCCAGACACACGTGAGCGAGGCCGGAGGCGGCCAGCCGACCACCCTCCGCTTCACCCTGGAGCGCGCGGGCGAGACGCACGAGGTGAGCGTCCCCGTGGGCCCCACCCCGCCCAAGCCCCGGCCCTTCCAGGGCGAGGCGATGACGTGGCTGTGCGTGCGGGCGCTCGGGATGAGCCTGCTCGTGGCCCTGCTGCTGTGGCGCAACGGCCAGGGGCCCGCCCAGGTGGGGCTCGTGCGCGCGGGGCTGGGGCGCGAGCTGCTCTGGGGCCTGCCCGTGCTCGTCGGCACGTATGCCGTCCACATCGCCGCGTCCCTGCCCCTGGCCTTCCTGGGCGCGCTCCTCCACCTGTCCGGCAAGGAGATGGCCGCGCGCAAGGAGGTGGCCACCGGGCTCTTGGAGACGGGGCTGGGCGTGCCCGCCTTCGCCCTGATGATGGTGCTCGTCACCGGCTTCGAGGAGCTCACCTTCCGGGGCTTCCTCGTGCCGAGGCTCCGGGTGGTGCTGGGCCACTGGTACACGGCGGTGGGCGTGGCCGCCGTGCTCTTCGGGCTGGGGCACGTCTACGAGGGCACCCTCGCCGTCTTCCAGACGGCCGTGCTCGGAGCCTGGTTCGGCCTCGTCTTCGTCCACCGCGCGCGCCTACCTTCCGTGATGTTGGCCCACGCGGCCTTCAACACCCTCAACTTCACCCTCATGCTGTGGCTCCAGCGCTCGGGCCTCCTCGAGAAGTTCATGCAGCAGGTCCCCAGGTAA
- a CDS encoding AraC family transcriptional regulator has translation MRLSEEVPHLPFGGPPPLWPPLLATRGPGARSTGHSHHAMHLVLGLDGPVRMRAADAPWTSLAGVLTAPDVPHSLDAEGRQVLLVFLDPESEAGAALAATLTGPFRALSVAERDTLAQDAEPSRLMGPEGVAWTRRVVEVLGAGVIPPPRSIHPRVRRVLRLLHALPPGEDDSLATLAAQVGLSPGRLMHAFTESIGLPLRPYLAWLRLQRAATAIVSGMPLGEAAHAAGFADSAHMSRTFRRMLGMPPSALRGARRSQLVQDGGARRA, from the coding sequence GTGCGCCTCTCCGAAGAAGTGCCCCACCTCCCATTCGGGGGACCTCCGCCGCTCTGGCCGCCCCTGCTGGCCACGCGAGGCCCCGGTGCGCGCAGCACCGGCCATTCCCACCACGCCATGCACCTCGTGTTGGGGCTGGATGGGCCCGTGCGGATGCGGGCCGCCGATGCGCCCTGGACGAGCCTGGCCGGAGTGCTGACGGCGCCCGACGTGCCCCACTCCCTGGACGCCGAGGGCCGACAGGTGCTGCTCGTCTTCCTCGACCCGGAGAGCGAGGCCGGTGCCGCGCTCGCCGCCACCCTGACCGGACCCTTCCGGGCGCTCTCCGTCGCCGAGCGTGACACCCTCGCCCAGGACGCCGAGCCCTCGCGCCTCATGGGTCCCGAGGGGGTGGCGTGGACCCGGCGGGTGGTCGAGGTGCTGGGGGCCGGAGTCATTCCTCCTCCTCGCTCCATCCACCCCCGCGTGCGGCGCGTGCTCCGGCTGCTGCACGCGCTGCCCCCGGGGGAGGACGACTCGCTCGCCACGCTCGCGGCCCAGGTGGGGCTGTCCCCCGGCCGGCTGATGCACGCCTTCACCGAGTCCATCGGACTGCCCCTGCGGCCCTACCTCGCCTGGCTGCGGCTCCAGCGGGCCGCCACCGCCATCGTCTCGGGCATGCCCCTGGGGGAAGCGGCCCACGCGGCCGGGTTCGCCGACTCCGCCCACATGTCGCGCACCTTCCGGCGCATGCTGGGCATGCCGCCGTCGGCGTTGCGAGGCGCTCGCCGTAGCCAGCTCGTTCAAGACGGGGGCGCCCGGCGCGCGTAG
- a CDS encoding serpin family protein, with translation MVALRQGLMGRLTTGWLLAACACSSGEPLGGGQGPGPGPAEAASAPGEFISAGKERVANPVVPASDLELVAAGNTDFGAALYRELREPGKNLFFSPYSVSQALAMVYAGARGETERQMGQGLRFSLPQDRFHPAMNALSQALLVPAGDTGQATPPQFHGVNATWGQKGFAFQPGFLDVLALHYGSGMHVVDFSANPSGIREDINAWVWEQTEQRIKDLLPPTAVTPLTRLILVNALHFKGAWQSPFREKGTQDAPFHTLDGATRQVPMMWGGRARHMKGEGFQALALDYVGRGFRMLIVLPDSGRFEEIESRLSANFLDGIRGALTGHQEDVHLPRFEVETSAPLIPKLLQLGIRDLFDEHADLSGLSSAESLVISSIEHKAFVSVNEKGTEAAAATAVVAGPPSMPAPFLVDRPFLFLIEHVSTRNVLFLGRYMTP, from the coding sequence ATGGTTGCACTGCGTCAAGGATTGATGGGCCGTCTCACCACCGGGTGGTTGCTCGCGGCCTGTGCCTGTTCCTCCGGGGAGCCGCTCGGTGGCGGGCAGGGACCCGGGCCGGGCCCCGCGGAGGCTGCGAGCGCGCCCGGTGAGTTCATCTCCGCGGGCAAGGAGCGCGTGGCGAACCCCGTGGTCCCCGCCTCGGACCTCGAGCTCGTCGCCGCGGGGAACACCGACTTCGGGGCCGCGTTGTACCGGGAGCTGCGCGAGCCCGGGAAGAACCTCTTCTTCTCGCCGTACAGCGTCTCGCAGGCACTGGCCATGGTGTACGCGGGCGCGCGCGGGGAGACCGAGCGCCAGATGGGCCAGGGACTTCGTTTCTCCCTGCCCCAGGACCGGTTCCATCCGGCCATGAATGCCCTGAGCCAGGCGTTGCTCGTCCCCGCGGGAGACACGGGGCAGGCGACGCCGCCCCAGTTCCACGGGGTGAACGCCACCTGGGGGCAGAAGGGCTTCGCCTTCCAGCCCGGGTTCCTCGACGTGCTCGCCCTGCACTACGGCTCGGGCATGCACGTGGTGGATTTCTCCGCCAACCCGTCCGGTATCCGCGAGGACATCAACGCCTGGGTCTGGGAGCAGACCGAGCAGCGCATCAAGGATCTGCTGCCTCCCACCGCGGTGACTCCCCTGACGCGGCTCATCCTCGTCAACGCGCTGCACTTCAAGGGCGCGTGGCAGTCGCCCTTCAGGGAGAAGGGCACCCAGGATGCGCCGTTCCATACGCTCGACGGCGCGACCCGGCAGGTGCCGATGATGTGGGGGGGCAGGGCCCGGCACATGAAGGGCGAGGGTTTCCAGGCCCTCGCGCTCGACTACGTGGGGCGCGGCTTCCGCATGCTCATCGTCCTTCCGGACTCGGGCCGGTTCGAGGAGATCGAATCGCGGCTGTCGGCGAACTTCCTGGATGGCATCCGCGGGGCACTGACGGGTCATCAGGAGGACGTGCACCTGCCGCGCTTCGAGGTGGAGACGTCGGCGCCGCTGATTCCGAAACTGTTGCAGCTCGGCATCCGGGACCTGTTCGACGAGCACGCCGATCTGTCGGGCCTGTCGAGTGCCGAGTCCCTCGTCATCTCGTCGATCGAGCACAAGGCCTTCGTGTCCGTGAACGAGAAGGGAACGGAGGCGGCCGCGGCCACGGCGGTGGTGGCGGGACCTCCCTCCATGCCCGCGCCCTTCCTCGTGGACCGGCCGTTCCTCTTCCTCATCGAGCATGTGTCCACCCGGAACGTGCTCTTCCTCGGCCGTTATATGACTCCGTGA